From Dioscorea cayenensis subsp. rotundata cultivar TDr96_F1 unplaced genomic scaffold, TDr96_F1_v2_PseudoChromosome.rev07_lg8_w22 25.fasta BLBR01000127.1, whole genome shotgun sequence:
aatgaaaagaatgaacttGTTCCCACTAGGACACTCACAGGTTGGAGGGTGTGCATAGATTACATGAAGCTTAATGATGCCACTCGGAAAGACCATTTTCCTCTTCCTTTTATTGACCAAATACTGGAACAACCAGCTGGGCACTCGTACTACTACTTCTTGGATGGCCGTTTTGGCTACTTTCGGATCCCCATTACCctagaagatcaagaaaagaccACTTTCACTTGTCCGTATGCTATACTTTCCTATTATCGTATGCCCTTCAGGTTGTGCAAAGCACCAGCTACCTTTcaaagatgtatgatggcaATATTTGAAGAAATGGTAGAGGACATCATAgaagtgttcatggatgatttctctgtCTTTGGTGATACCTTTGATTTATACCTTAGAAACTTGGAATGAGTTCTAGCCTAGTGCGAAGAAACTAAACTAGTCCTCAATTTGGGAAAAATGTCAATTCATGTTAAAGGAGGGTATAGTACTTGGGCACAAGATTTCACATAAAGGGATTGAGGTAGATAAGGCTAAAGTCACCACTATTGATAAACTACTTCCTCCTACGTCAGTAAAGGCCATTAGGAGTTTCTTGGGGCACGCAGGATTCTACAGGAGATTTGTGCATAACTTCTTCTCAATTGCTAAACCTTTAACAAAGTTACTTGAAAAGGATGCTCCTTTTAAGTTCAATGAAGAATGCAAGGTTGCTTTTCTCAGCCTCAAGAAAAATCGGTTGGAAGCATCGATCATAGTTTCCCCAGATTAGACTTTTCCATTtaaattgatgtgtgatgcaagtgattatgcagttGGGGCAGTTCTTGGGAAATGACAGGACAACCACTTTCATCCTATCTACTACGTGAGAAAGACTTTGAATGATGCCCAGGAAAACTACACTCCTATAGAGAAAGAACTACTTGCATTGgtctttgcatttgacaaattatGGTCATACTTGGTACTTTCTAAAGTGATTGTATATACAGATCATTCAGCACTGAAGTACTTGTTGAACAAATTAGATGGCAAGCCTTGACTAATCTGTTGGATCCTTCTGCTCTAAgagtttgatttagaaataaataatgcaTTCCTTGGATGAGAATTTAGCTGCGGGGCACCTATCGGACCTTGAGGGGCCTCatgaaaatgttttaaaaaggAGAAATAAATGATGCATTCCTTGGAGAGCAACTGTATAGCATTCGGGTAGTAAGGGAAGAAGAAACACCATAGTTCGCCGACTTTGCAAATTATTTGGCAGCAAAAACCTTCCCAAAGTGGCTCACCTATCAGTAGAGAAAGAAATTTTTCACTGACTTTACTATATCTAGGAAGACTCCTATCTTTTCAGGATCTGTTCTGATCAAATAGTTAGAAGATGTGTTTCGCGAGGGGAGGGGCATGACATTCTGAGACACTACCATTCAGGTTTGACTGGGGGTCATTACAGTGGGAATAGAACTactaagaaaattataaatgcaGGGTTCTACTAGCCTTCTATGTTCCATGATGCGTAGACATTCATGCAACATTGTGACAAGTGTCCTATAAACGGGCTCCCTGACCCATTGACGGGTTGTTTAATGGGTCAAGCAACCTGTCAAGCTCTCGGGGAGCCTTGACGGCCTCCTTGACGGCATTCAAGGAGGCCGTGAAGCTCACATGCGAGCTTCACAGCTTTCTTACCGGGTTGAGAAGACCGGCAAGCCTCTCAGCCGGCCTTCACGGGAAAAAATACCCGTGAAATACCCCGTGAAACCCTAAAATGCTCTCCAAACCTCCTCCAAACTCATGAAaccattaacaaaagaaattacACTCAAAAACACATCAAATAAAGCATGAAATTCCCTCCAATAAACACCAACTCcaaatataattatcaaaaagaCTTCATGCACTCATGAAATCATAATAATCTTGCAACTACGCATGCATGAAATGAGAATGGTATTCAAGTAAGCATGAAACTCTAAACAATGGAGAAGACAACACCACAAGTAAATGTGCACAAGTTTGATagataaaaacacacaaagatGAAGAGCATGAGTATGATAcacaataaaagaaagaaagtaaaaaaGGCACAATGACTAAACACACAAAAAtacgaaaataaaaactcaaatggaatgaaaaattggattgtctcccaagaaacgcttgtttaagGTCATTAGTTTGATGTACTTTTCCTCCGGTCTCTTTGGGCATGTTGCATGAGAAGTAGGGCTTCAGCCGATGACCATTGACCTTGAATGTCCCCTTTTTTGGATGAATTATCTTGACGGCACCATAAGGGAAcacttgcaaaactatggatgGTTTGTGCCACCTTGACTTCAACTTTCCTAGAAAGAGTTTCAGCCTGGAATTAAAAAGTAGTACTTGATTCCCTACTTGGAACTGCTTAGCTTGCTTAATATATCGGTCATGGTACTGTTTCACTTTTTCTTTCAAATGCACAGTGTTCTCATACGCCATAGCTCaccattcatctaactcattcaatTGGAGCTTTCTCTTATATCCAGTTAGGTGAGGATtaaaatttaactatttaatggCTCAGTAGGCTCTGTGTTCCAATTCAACTAGCAAATGACAAGCTTTCGGTAGATCAACCTATAAGGTGTTGCTCCGATAGGCATTTTATAGGCAATTCTATAAGCCTAGAGTGCATCATCTAGCTGATCTGCCTAATCTTTCTTGTGATGGCTCACTAGTTTCTCCAAGATTCGCTTCAATTCTTAATTTGACACTTCAACTTGACCGCTTGTCTCGGGATGATACGAAGTTGAAGTCCGATGAGAAACTCCATAACATTTTAAGACTTTTCGAACTATGAGTTACAGAAATTAGTGCCTCTGTCACTTATGATCACCCTTGGTGTACCAAActtggagaatatttttttaaaaaaatttcaccatGACTCTGGCATCACAAGAAGTAAATACTTGTGCTtctacccacttggaaacataatcaactgccaccAAAATGAATTTATTGCCTAGAGAACTAGGGAATAGACCTATGAAGTCGATCCCCCACATttcaaacacctcacaagcttggttccaggtttgtggcatctcctccctttttgaaatgttacgttgataagagcctaaatgtatgtatttatatgttggttttgtatatgcttgcatgctattttagattaatcagTGCTCATTTTTCGCTTAGAttggttattttcttgttgcagGCCTCAAAGAAGCTAAATTGTGCTCGAGAACGCAATTGTGGTGAAATCAGCACCAAAAATCATGTTCTCGAAGCAAAAACACTGTTGCAGTTATGTAGCAAGGAACCGGGGCCCTACTTGGATTAGGCTGTGAACCTCGCAAACACTGCGCACCCGCGCACCGCCCGCGTGGGCCGTTGGTACTGTTCTCGAAGCAAAAATCATGTTCTCGaagcaaaaatactgtagcaccgacccgGGTTTTTACGAGCGGAAAGACAGTGAGCCACGCGGGCGCGACGCGACTCGCGCACAGGCCGCGTGACTCGGGGCAGATGATTTTTTATGTAAAGCTAGGGCTTAttttgggggatcttcttctttctccatcatCATATTTCTTTCCGATACTGGAGCTAATTGAGGCCACAACCGATGATCTAGAGAGGGAAAATTGAGGGGAGAAGTGTCAttgggcaagatcttcatcgattccacctttgagaagcttggagacgaCGTGGGAAGCCACCCCTATTGCGGCGTTCATGGAAGACATCTGCGGCCTTCCTCTTCCTCATGttgttctcattgtttgagggagttttttatatgcatttgttagttgttttcatgagcctatcttgtgtagtttcttatatggacggttaaacccccaaggtcaccggatgtcggtAAACCTTGGGGcgaacttgtgttgttgaatgctttgaatcgcttaatgcatgtggtttgttcatggtttaagcttggtgcacttttatgtgttgatcttgcatgagaactctgcatttcaacttctaggttgtactcggtgcgtgaccatcgcccttgtactagacacacctcgcttaatggggatgtatgtatgagcacgccgtgaccatcgggtgtctcatacccctccaaccattagggctggacctaggttgagtttcggccctaattagagatttctctgtgtgaattgcaatcgtaggaggatttggacagaagagattccgtaccaatacttgtatgggattagggatcattaccgtgaccatcgggatgaTCTATCTTTGGATCTCTCTTGGCCTGAACCACCACGTGCTTAGCActtctagcattcttctaatCCTTAGTAACCCCggggggatccacatccgtaACCTCCCTCATTTCTTGATTTCCACTTTCTTAATCGGTCTCTCACAATTACTcgcttagttttatttttattagtagctTTAAGCATCAAGTGATTTGTAGGTTAGACAACGAGTGAAAaagaagtaagggtagctccttggtcccagggaatatgaccctcttgtGCTCGcacaagaggtattacttgacgatcctgtgcacttgcaggacactcatcaagtttttggcgccgttgtcggggacccacaaggaatacttgGAAAACTTGTAGCTTGTTGATTtaaccattttttattttatcctcTTGTTTTCAATCTTTCTCTCTTGTAAATATTTCCATTTGCACACTTTTATCTTTTTACCCTAATCTCGTGTTGCTCTTAACCACTCGGGTCATTAATTGCAGTGCGAGGTACCTATCTTATGACAAGAGGAAGACCGACAAATCTGGTAAAACCAGACAGTGAGATTGATAGGACTTTCCGCCAGAGGTTGAGTGAAGGAACAAAAAGTTCAGGGCAGCAGGAAGTACAGATTGAACAGAGTGAACCATCAGTTATGGCTGAACCTAGGAGAACCTTGTCTGACTATGAGAGACCGTAATTCACTGGTGATTAGTTTAGCGTACAAGCCCCTATAGTTCCAGCAAACAATTTTGAGATTAAGGCTAGTACAATTGGGATGATGCAGAACTCTGTTCAGTTCGATGGCTTAGCCGATGAGGACCCTCATGCACACCTGTCCCGTTTCCTTTAAATCTGTTCAACTTTCAAGATTAACTCTATCTCAGATGACGCGATTAGGTTGAGATTGTTTCCATTCAGTTTACGGGGTGCAGCATACCGTTGGCTCACTTCACTGGGCCCCGGGTCCATCACAActtggaaggatatggttgagaaattCCTTACTTGATATTTCCCATCGAGCAAGGCAGCCCGATTGAGACAAGAAATATCTTCTTTCCGACAAGGTGACTCAGAAACTTTGTTTGAAGCTCATGAGAGGTTTAAGGATCTCTTGAGACAATACCCGCACCATGGTTTTGCATCTTGGATGAGAGTGAAGATATTATTTAATGGGCTAAACTATCAAACACGACAACTCATTGATGTCGTGGCAGGGGGTTCATTGAGCAGTAAATATCCTGAGAATGTAGAGCAGTTGATTGAAAGCATGGCTAGCAATGAATCTCACTAGATCACTCGAGGAAGACCAAAGAAAATAGCAGGGATTTATGAGGTAAATGATACCACCGCCTTAGCCGCGAAGGTAGAAGCACTGACTAAGAGGTTTGATCAGTTTACGATGAGCTAAAGCTCAAATAATGGAGCAGTCCTATCTTGTGGTACTTGTGGGGCTGCACATTCAACTGTACAATGCCCTATCTCTATTTCCTCCACAGGGCCTGTTGAGACAATGGATTATGTTGGCGGTGGTCAGAGGGGCCAAGGAAACGCATACGGTCCCATATTTAATTcagggtggaggaatcaccccaatttttcatggaattcTGGGCCACAGCAACAAAGACCACCACAACCTCTGGGACCTCAGTTTCAACCTCAGCAAGATCAAGGGAAGAAATTTACCACTGAAGACATGCTGGCAAAGTTTATGATCAACACTGAggcaaaattttaatatatcaatAACCAGTTAACTCAACACAGTGGTCAATTCAACGAGATAAGCACAGTGTTAAGGAACCTCCAAGCATCGGTCCAATCGCTCAAAAATCAAGTTGGACAACTAGCCAGGGTAAATGTTGAGTGACCACAAGGTAACCTCCCGAGCAATACAGAGCAGAATCCAAGGGAGCACCTCAAGGCCGTCACTCTTAGGAGTGGGAGACCGTTGGAGGCAAGAGCCGAGGATTTCTCAAGTGCCAAGAAGGATGGGGTGACCATTTTGGAAGACCCCAACGTGGCTGAGCCAGTAAGAGGGGAGAATAATGACAAGCAAGGTGAGGAACCCGCTAAACCATCAACATCGAGGGTTCCCGAGTACAAACCCCCTGTCCCTTACCCAGCTAGGTTGAAACAAGAAAAGGAGGACGCTCAGTACAAAAAGTTCCTCAACATGTTCAAGCAGTTGCATATAAATATTCCACTCGTTGAGGCATTGGCCGGAATGCCTAAGTACGCCAAGTTCATGAAAGACCTTCTTACCAATAAGAGGAAGCTTGAAAAGCTTGAGACAGTGGCACTCCCTAGGAATTGTTCCGCAATGATTCAGACGAAGCTTCCAAAGAAGTTGACTGACCCTGGGAGCTTCATCATCCCTTGTATGATCGGGGAGGGCATGCAAGAGAAAGCACTGGCCGACTCCGGGGCCAGCATTAATGTAATGCCATACAAGTTGTTCTTGAAGTTGGGATTAGAGGATTTAAGGCCCACGAGAATGACGGTGCAACTTGCAGATCGATCGATAAGGAAGCCGAGGGGTGttgttgaagatgtacttgtgaaggtgGATAAACTCATCATTCCTGTGAACTTTGTGATacttgatgtggatgatgacGTTGATGTCCCACTGATCCTTGGGCGCCCATTCCTTAATACTTCTGGCGCTCTCATCGATGTAAAAGGAGGGAGAATGATTCTCAGAGTGAGAGAGGAGAAAGTCGTTTTTACACTTCGTGAAGCAATGAGGAAAACCTTGgatcatgatgaccccttatATTTTACCGATGAAACTGATATGGTCATCTCTGATTGTATGCAGGAAGTTTTGGCTATGAACCCATTGGATGAATATCTGGAAGAAGTGGGCAA
This genomic window contains:
- the LOC120253603 gene encoding uncharacterized protein LOC120253603, which translates into the protein MDYVGGGQRGQGNAYGPIFNSGWRNHPNFSWNSGPQQQRPPQPLGPQFQPQQDQGKKFTTEDMLAKFMINTEWSIQRDKHSVKEPPSIGPIAQKSSWTTSQEQNPREHLKAVTLRSGRPLEARAEDFSSAKKDGVTILEDPNVAEPVRGENNDKQGEEPAKPSTSRVPEYKPPVPYPARLKQEKEDAQYKKFLNMFKQLHINIPLVEALAGMPKYAKFMKDLLTNKRKLEKLETVALPRNCSAMIQTKLPKKLTDPGSFIIPCMIGEGMQEKALADSGASINVMPYKLFLKLGLEDLRPTRMTVQLADRSIRKPRGVVEDVLVKVDKLIIPVNFVILDVDDDVDVPLILGRPFLNTSGALIDVKGGRMILRVREEKVVFTLREAMRKTLDHDDPLYFTDETDMVISDCMQEVLAMNPLDEYLEEVGNKEDKMKVPVSPPMQYISYVGTDPPSSRKKKKNMKKMCCKVNKKLKEGLTVRLTPPREVDHLYFEGKGKFRVFSCLSMSFPSWNMSLGIGGNSTSFDPP